The sequence gtgaATGGCAGGGGGGAGTTTACTTTTAGTGAACTTTTTCAAGGAGTTTTATTTTAAACCCTGGCTAATCTTTGCTGTTCCATGGACAAGGCTGATCTCTTGATAAATCTTAGCTCAGATTTGTGGTGAGCTGCAAGAAGATACCAAATGGCTTTTCAATTAATCCTCCTTTACATATACCCCATTGAAGAGAAGACCTATTGTAAATGAACTACAAAAAGTCAACTAGAATGATTGTGACACTTCCCTGTTGAAGATTCTAGTGTAATCTTAATAGTGTCTGGAGGAGGGGGGCTTCGCCCAGCTGTGTTTTTCTtagtttgtttctctctctttctttgggtATTTTTAGACTCATGAGGGAGAAACAaattcacacagctctgcctgtAATTACTCACTGTATTTTAAGGAGGCAGAACTCACACCTGTCTCTAGTTTTCTTGCATTAGGCATGAGATTTTGTTTCCTTTATCTTAGCCTATATAACTACCAAAGGTCTCTTTTCTCAGCTATTGAAGAGGAGATGAACTTATGGCAGACTTATGGGCAGCCATTGATATTATATTGTGTTATAATGTATGAGAGAGGCTCCCTGGCAAAGGGTGGGCCCCTATAGATTGGAAGATTAATACTAAATCATTCATATTGTTTAAAGCCTCTCTATTTGACTCTATGCCCCGTTGGATAGAGCGGTTCCACAGACTTCCACAGCGGTTCCACAGTCTGAGAATATGCTGTATGGAgacttatttccttttatttttctgttctcaATCTTCCTGCCATTAATTCTGAGTGCTCTCTTCCCCTGTACTGCAAGAAAGCCTGATCACTATTCACTGCATGCACCAGGGAGCCGTTTCCTTGCCCCAGTCCACTTCCTTCATGCTGATTTGATGGCACAAAGGGAGCGGACACTAGCCACAACCCTCTGGAGACCCCAGTAGGCAGAAAGCCATCCTAGCTACTCTCCCTGAAGCTCCCAGTGCAGTGGGCATGCTGGAAGCAGAGAAGGGCATGTTAAGATCAGGGAGAGGTGTGGAGGATGAATAGCCAGAGTGGGCAGTGCTCTTCTATCCTCAGCTGGCAGACAGCTCTTAAGGATTATTACTAGTGCAAGTTAGAGAAGCCAGGGTTGGCAGAGCCTCAGCCAAGAAGCTATAACaggctccctcccagacccctccctGCTTCACCAAGCATCAACTCTGTGAGGCAGAGAACCTGGCCCTACAATCTTAAATATCTATAAAAGGCTCAATTCTGCAACTCTTATTTATGCACGTAgccctattggcttcaatgggactgcttgtaAGAGTGTCAGGAATcggggcctgcagcagagctagtctCCAGGAAGCCTCATCAGTACAGCTGTCCTACAGCAGACTGGCCACACCACCTGATTGGCAGCAGGGGCAAGCAGGCCAGCTCTTAAGCCAGCAGGAGAAGCAGCTTGATGGTTTCTCAATGCTCTTACCCACCACTGTGCATGTTCCTGCATTACCTTGTTCTTTCTGCTCCTGCCTTGCACCCAGCCTTGCAGCTGTCCTACCCTTGCCTTAAACTCCTCCTTGCCTGCTACCCTGCCCACTCCAGTTACTGACCTCCAGTTTGACCCTCACCTCTGGCTCTTGACTACAGATTCCAGCTTGACCCTGGGCTCTGGTTCTCAGTTTCTGCCTTCTGGTTTTACCCTTGGTTTTGGCTCTGGCTGCCCACTTGGCTACACCACTCTCATCCCGGTCAGATGACAGAGAGCAAACTTTGCACAATTGGGCTATAACTCTTCTCTTATATGCTACATAATCCCAGCATTTTCATCTTCATTTCAGAGACAGAGATACAAATACCTATAAGAAAAGACTGCAGACTTtgcaatttttcctaaaatgagACACCAATCTGCTGCTAAGCATGGGATGTTTGTTGAATTACAGGGCAGTTGAGTGCCTTGTAAATACAAGCAACTATCTCAGTGATACTCCACTAGAACTCATAAATGAGACTGTAGTGGTAGTGTTTTTGTCCTATTTTGGGCATGAATTTCAGGTCTTAGATTCCTGGCAGCAATTCATACCATCTCTGAAGGGGAAGTCAGCTTGCTGATTATGGTAGGGTTTAACTCCTGCCAGTCTGTGCAAAGAGAACCATGGATAAAGTTGTTGGAACAACAGATGACTTGGCTGCCTGCTaactggaaaaaaggaaaagatctGAAAGTTAGTAATAGGAATGGGTGGAAAATATCAGCAAGAAGAGGAATTATTTTTGCTAGAAAGAAAGCCCCTAGAGCTTGCAGTAACTCACTATTTATCTCATTCATGTGAAGCAAAGAatgtatgcaaaaaaaaaaattgtactaaTCACATCAGCTGAGAGACCTGGCCCGTTCCCATTCACCTACATATTGTTGCATTAGAAGGATTTCTGGAGCATTAGCCAGCCAGCCATCCTTTAGACCCATTACATCAGGCCCCCTGGGCTTTGCATGGTAATAATGAtagaagagctgagaaaaaaTTCCATGCTCCAAAACCCCAAAGGCATTTCCTGAGTATTTTATTGCATTTCTTGCTATTTGATTGGTAATGTTTCCTTTTACAGTGATGAGGAAGAGGGAGTTGTCTGTTATTTCTGAATCATGATTACTTCTGCCTTTACTGAGCAGTTAAAACATCCCCTAATGGCAGTGTAAAGGtttggactcacccctgcagcacctcctgctggttgttgTCAGGAATTATCTCATCCAGCCATCAGAgtaccctctgcaggccagtgatccACCTTACCACCAGCCtgatgtccctcccaggacccagtgcccctttctctggggtgctgccgccctggcagtacccccacactctcaggttctgggtctccccacccaagggaacccccaccctctaaccCCACCTCACTTTGAGCTACTGCCAGTCCCCACGTAGCCCCTTATAtcgggggcagactgcagtgtatatgTCACTCATtacaggcaagggggtttggacctgctgcctctccaCAACCCTGCACCTATTCGGCCTGTAGTCAGGCCTGGGGCCTGgctcctctggcccttccccagccctgctccaaactaggtGTCCTGCTCAGCACCTACAAGCAGAAGGAGACTGACTGGGCTCCTAGCTCACAGCCtcttataggggccagctgggccagATTGAGCTGGCCACAACTGCAGCTGCTCCCTTAATCCGGCTGggcttttccccacagccccagccctctccccgggCTGCCTTCAGCCCTGTCTGGGCTGCAGCGGgtaaccaccccactacaggTAGTCTGAGTGCGGGTATGATAAATCGCACACACTGCTCACATGCTGAGTCTCTTTTATCCCCATTGTTTAGTATCCATTGACATATGGTTCAGGATCTCCCATGGTCCTAGTCATTAGGACGCATTTACCTCAGACTGGCAATCTGAGCCTTTTTCATGCACATAGTGCTAAAAGACATACTTTTCCTCCTAGAACAAAGCTGGCCTTTTGAAAGTGCTCAGACATCATAGCGATGAGCATAGACTATGCAGGTGGATAGGTGATCCTTCTCCATCAGTTGTGCTGTGCCCACTGAGTGTATCCCAAAAATATCCCCAAAACATTCCAGATTTTAAAGCCAGTTAGACTACCCATCTCCTAAGGAGAATTGATGAGAGGAGGtgggctcctaacttccattgtgCCCTTGAAAATCACCCCCCAATGAAATAAGAGATAAAACAGACACACGTTAGGCCATCTAGGCCATCACACATGACAATCTAGGATCGTTCCCTATAGTATAGTTGAGTGATTTGGCCAGTCCACTGTTAAAGGATGAAGTAATGGATCTTCTACTATTTTCCCTGGGAAACTATGCCACAGCCTAATGAATCTCatcattaataaataaatacagccaTCCATTAGGAATTTTTTCTGGATACTCAACCTAATTTCTACTTTGTTTCATTCTATCTCACTGTTCCTAATTATATCTCCTTGGAGAAAGCTAAttaattcctttccctccttgGAGCTGAAAATGCATGTTTAACTCTGGAGTTCTATATCTCAGGATGCTGCCCAAATATTAGTGGAAAATCCTGTGCTAAGCACATATACTCCATGATTCTCAGATACTTAAAACTTCACACAAACTTATTGAGTTTTCTCCCCCTTGCCTCCAGTAAAGATAGGTAACAACCCTGCTTTGCTCTCTTATTTTGGTGGACTAATATAGAAAACTTCCCCATACTTGTGTATGCATAACTCTCCCTCTACCTTTCAGTGTCTCCAAGTAGCCAGCTGTTATGCTACCCTGTATATTCTAGGTCAGTTGCTGGGGTTATTTTGGTTTTTATCAAATATTGAATTCCTATAGTATTCTCAGCAATGGGAACACACATTCCTTTCTGTCAGAGTGCAGTGAAGTATAAGCTGGCTTGAATGACTGTCAGCAAGGCCGCCTGCGCTTCAGTTTGTCTTTTTGATGAGCAATGCACCAGGTGGGTGCCTCTGCAAAGCAATGGCTGTTACCTCTCTGCTTCCCCTGTTTCATTTTTTCAGTGTGCTCATTAAAGTCCTATGATGGGCAACTGAGCAGATATGGTTCATGACTGTTTGGCTGATGAGGAAGCATCACCTGCCCTAGACCCCTAGCACTCTTTTTCCATCCAAGTACATCAAACCTGTCTTTGATCTTGTTCCTGCATAGTAATGCCCATCTGGAGTGTAAAGAGAGCTagaggagagctgtggggaaaatCTGCATCCTCAAGTTTATAAAACTCTTTGTCAACATATGATGAAGCTTGAGCATATGCACCATCACCGTATGGAAAGCTAGGAGTGGAAGCACTCTCTCTATGAGCACCATGTAACAGACGTAGAATCAAGATATCACCAGGAAATGGAATTGGTCTAGTGTAGTCAGGTTCAGCTCCCCTAGACTTCAGTCAAGTTGCTTCTCAAATCAAGCCTGATTTTATCCCCAAAACCTAAGTAGCTCCAAACCTAAATCCACAAAGAATAAAGACAGAGCTAGCTGCACCCTGTACCATACTGAATTACCAGTTCTTGAAGGGAAATAAAGCTCTGTGCTAGAAAGGTCCCCTTCATGATCCTAACCAGGACCTTGAAGATCACAGATAATGAAAGACCCCGAAGAACGCATCCCAAATTTAACATGAGAACATTTTGGGGGCTGGATTAGTTCCAGTCAGATAATCAGTAAAACTATTAACATTCATTAAATCATCCACTTCTTTGCAGCAATAGTCAGCCTTAGGCCCAAATTTTGCCCTTTTATACTTGAGCATAACTacaattgacttcattggaatttGCATCCACTTATGCCAAAGTTGAATTTGGTCCCTAATGTATTAATTAAAGGCCTTCAGTTACCTAAGGCACAAGTATAATACCCTCacagactgagggtatgtctatactacggaattaggtcgaatttatagaagtcagttttttagaaatcggttttatatattcgagtgtgtgtgtccccacaggaaatgctctaagtgcattaactcggcggagtgcttccacagtaccgaggctagagtcaacttccggagtgttgcactgtgggtagctatcccacagttcccgcagtctccgctgcccattggaattctaagttgagatcccaatgcctgatggggctaaaacattgtcgcgggtggttctggctacatatcgtcaggcaccccttccctccctccctccgtgaaagcaagggcagacaattgtttcacgccttttttcctgagttacctgtgcagacgccataccacggcaagcatggagcccgctcaggtaaccatcactatatgtctcctgagtgctggcagacgcggtactgcattgctacacagtagcagcaacccattgccttctggcagcagacggtgcaatacgactggtagccatcatcgtcatgtccgaggtgctcctggccacatcggccaggagcgcctgggcagacatgggcgcagggactaaatttggagtgacttgaccaggtcattctctttagtcctgcagtcagtcctattgaaccatcttatggtgagcaggcagacgatacggattgctagcagtcgtactgtaccatcttctgctgggcaggcaagagatgaggatggatagcagtcgtattgcaccatcttctgccgagcagccatgtgatgtggatggcatgcagtccttctgcaccgtctactgccagccaaagatgtaaaagatagatggagtggatcaaaacaagaaatagaccagatttgttttgtactcatttgcttccccccctcccctgtctaggggactcattcctctaggtcacactgcagtcactcacagagaaggtgcagcgaggtaaatctagccatgtatcaatcagaggccagactaacctccttgttccaataagaacaataacttaggtgcaccatttcttattggaaccctccgtgaagtcctgcctgaaatactccttgatgtaaagccaccccctttgttgattttaattccctgttagccaaccctgtaagccatgtcgtcagttgcccctccctccgtcagagcaacagcagacaatcgttccgcgccttttttctgtgcggacgccataccaaggcaagcatggggaccgctcagctcactttggcaattaggagcacattaaacaccacacgcattatccagcagtatatgcagcactagAACcgggcagagcgataccgggtgaggaggcgacgtcagcgtggtcacgtgagtgatcaggacatggtcacagatttctctgaaagcatgggccctgccaatgcatgcatcgtggtgctaatggggcaggttcatgctgtggaacgccgattctgggctcgggaaacaagcacagactggtgggaccgcatagtgttgcaggtctgggacgattcccagtggctgagaaactttcatatgcgtaagggcactttcgtggaactttgtgacttgctttcccctgccctgaagcgcatgaataccaagatgagagcagcccccacagttgagaagcaagtggcgatagccctgtggaagcttgcaacaccagacagctaccagtcagtcaggaatcaatttggagtgggcaaatctactgtgggggctgctgtgatgcaagtagcccacgcaatcaaagatctgttgatatcaagggtagtgaccctgggaaatgtgcaggtcatagtggatggctttgctgcaatgggattccctaactgtggtggggccataaatggaacccatatccctatcttggcaccggagcaccaagccggcgagtacataaaccgcaaggggtactcttcaatagtgctgcaagctctggtggatcacaagggacgtttcaccaacatcagcgtgggatggccgggaaaggtacatgacgctcgcatcttcaggaactctggtctgtttcaaaagctgcaggaagggactttcttcccagaccagaaaataactgttggggacgttgaaatgtctatagttatccttggggacccagcctaccccttaatgccatggctcatgaagctgtacacaggcagcctggacagtagtcaggagctgttcaactacaggctgagcaagtgcagaatggtggtagaatgtgcatttggacgtttaaaggcgcgctggcgcagtttactgactcgcttagacctcagtgaaaccaatattcccactgttattactgcttgctgtgtgctccacaatatctgtgagagtacgggggagacgtttatggtggggtgggaggttgagccaaattgcctggctgctggttatgcgcagccgtacaccagggcggttagaagagcacaggagggcgcagtacgcatcagagaagctttgaaaaccagtttcatgactggccaggctacggtgtgaaagttctctttgtttctccttgatgaaatcccccaccccttggttcactctacttccctgcaagctaaccaccctcccctcctccctttaatcattgcttgcagaggcattaaagacattgttgcttcacattcatgcattctttattcattcatcacacaaatagggggatgactaccaaggtagcccaggaggggtggtggaggagggaaggaaaatgccacacagcactttaaaagtttacaactttaaaatttattgaatgccagccttcttttttgggggcaatcctctgtggcggagtggctggttggccggtggtccccccaccgcgttcttgggcgtctgggtgtggaggctatggaacttggggaggagggcggttggttacacaggggctgtagtgacagtctgtgctccagctgcctttgctgcagctcaaccatacactggagcatactggtttggtcctccagcagcctcagcattgaatcctgcctcctctcatcatgctgccgccgcatttgagcttcagccctgtcttcagcctgccacttactctcttcagcccgccacctctcctcccggtcattttgtgctttcctgcactctgacattatttgcctccacgcatttgtctgtgctctgtcagtgtgggaggactgcatgagctcagagaacatttcatcacgagtgcgttttttttctttctaatcttcagtagcctctgggatggagaagaTCCTgggatcattgaaacacatgcagctggtggagaaaaaaaagggacagcggtatttaaaacgacacattttataaaacagtggctacagtctttcagggtaaaccttgctgttaacattacatacatagcacatgtgctttcgttacaaggtcgcattttgcctccccccacctcgtggctaccccctcaaccctcccccctccccgtggctaacagcagggaacatttctgttcagccgcaggcaaacagctcagcagaaacgggctcctctgaatgtcccctgaagaaaagcaccctatttcaaccaggagaccatgaatgatatctcactctcctgaggataacacagagagataaagaacggatgttgtttgaacgccagcaaacatacattgcaatgctttgttgtacaatgattcccgagtacgtgttactggcctggagtggtaaagtgtcctaccatgaaggaagcaataaggctgccctccccagaaaccttttgcaaaggctttgggagtacatccaggagagccgcgaatgccagggcaaagtaatcctttcacatgcttgcttttaaaccatgtatagtattttaaaaggtacactcaccggaggtcccttctccgcctgccaggtccaggaggcagcctggggtgggttcggggggtactggctccaggtccagggtgagaaacagttcctggctgtcgggaaaactggtttctccgcttgcttgctgtgagctatctacaacctcatcatcatcatcatcttcttcgtccccaaaacctgcttccgtgttgtctccatctccattgaaggagtcaaacaacacggctggggtagtggtggctgaaccccctaaaatggcatacagctcatcatagaagcggcatgtttggggttCTGACCCGAAGAGGCCGTtcacccctctggttttctggttggcttgcctcagctccttcagtttcacgcggcactgcttcggatccctgttatggcttctgtccttcatgccctgggagattttgacaaaggttttggcatttcgaaaactggaacggagttctgatagcacggattcctctccccaaacagcgatcagatcccgtacctcccgttcagtccatcctggagctcttttgcgattctgggactccatcatggtcacctctgctgatgagctctgcatggtcacctgcagcttgccacgctgtccaaacaggaaatgagattcaaaagttcgcagttcttttcctgtctacctggccagtgcatctgagttgagagtgctgtccagagcggtcacaatggagcactctgggatagctcccggaggccaataccgtcgaattgtgtccacagtaccccaaattcgacccggcaaggctgatttaagcgctaatccacttgtcaggggtggagtacggaaatcgattttaagagccctttaagtcgaaataaagggtttcatcgtgtggacgggtgcaggtttacatcgatttaatgctgctaaattcgacctaaagtcctagtgtagaccagggctgaggcaAGCAGCATATGTTGTTATCTATAAATTCCTTAAGTCAAACTTAAATGAACTCCATGTTCCTCTTTAAGAACAAATGTTCAATATTTTCTCCaataatttgaaaatgttactgtGACAGGAGCCATCAGTGAAACACTTCAGTGTAGATAAGAAAAGACTCAGTGCAAAGACAAATTGGCTAATCAGAGAAACCTATTGTCCAAACTCTGAGAACTCAGTGAAGAAGGATCAGGCTTCATAATgaagccgatgaagtgagctatagctcatgaaagcttatgctcaaatacatttgttagtctctaaggtgccacaagtactccttttctttataatgtTTTAAAGGAAGCCTACAGTATTCAGTCACTCACATCTTTTGAAAAGCTTAACATTCTGATATCCAGTTTTGTAGGTCTTGTAGGAATAGTTCTGGACCTTCCAGGACAACTGGATAATGTGTCTGCGATAACAGAACAAACTTACATGATTTTAAAGGTAAGGATAAGGCCTGCCCTCAGAGCTATGCCTGTGGTTCCCTTTGATTACATTTTGAGATGTGCATCAATCCAtacaaaaatttcagttttaagcCTCTTAAAAGATTTTTTGGAAATTTTGcaaaacagaatgttaggagaCTCTTTCTGAGGAGAATAAAGATGAGAAATatattatttaattaataaatagtTCAACTAAAACTTGAACCTGAACACTCTATTTACCCTCATTTAGATAATCCAAACATCAAAGTTTATCCCTACCTGTATACTGGCCTGGAACAAATGCCTGGATCTGAGCATCAGTGAACATCTGGAAAGTTTTAGTCTACACCCAGATCCAAGCTCGGAGTCTTTCAGACTCATCTCTACAACCATCCCATTGCTGCCAAGAAAAGTTGTGTAAAAAGCCAGGAAATGCCAGCAACATTATTTCTTGAATCATCATTTCTAAAATTACTGATTAGATTATAATTTAAAGTATTAGTTTATTAAAGGGCAAAAAGTATTTAGACATAAAAATACTCtgattttttaatgaaattgGTTATTTGGTTTTTGAAACTTGAGGGAAAAATATGAAAGAAATTAACTTTAAAACATAGCCCACTCTTTGTGTTAATTAGAGGGGATAATGGATTAAACTGCTGTGGCTGCTTAAAGGCTCTGAAAATAGATCATATAGTTTgtggataaaataaataaataaaagaaagaggCTTATGGCTTACATAGCCCAGTGACCTTTTCTGCTACAAAAGTCTCCTAGTGTTTTCACAACGAGACACTCAACATCACAGTCCACAGCTACAATGAATGTAGTATTGAATTTTCTGTTGCTGAAAGCCATTAATAATTCACTCTTGAATAATCAACATGACAATGTTAGGTTGCCATGGTAAGAGCCctatttataaaaatgtatttgggcCATTTGAGCATGAATGCTGCATACTTGTCAAagtgtgcaggtgtgtgtgtgtgtgtgtgtgtatgtatgtacagaTAGTTTCAGTTGGGGTTGCCTCAAAATACACAATCTGCAACTCATTAAATATTGTATTgtacttttttttaacaaatcagcagagctccactgaagttaatggaactggaacaatttaccctgGTAGAAAATTTAGCCCTTAAACTGTAAGGCAGTTTAAACTTCACCAGTTTGAATGGAGTGAAGTGAAGGATTGTATTTTACATGTATCTTCTAGTTGCACTCATTTGTGGATACTTGTGAGTTTCATGTTCATATTGTAATAGaccaatgagagagagagggtgacCATTTGTATATCGCTGCCCTCTACTGTATAGAATCAGAAATGCTGAACTGTATGTCATTGGGCCATGAATTTGATATATACTAACGTGCTGCTGTAGAAAGGTCCACGTCATATTTTTGTGTGAGCTGAAGATAATGAACAGATACCCAAGTAATCACAAAAAACTACTCTAAACAGTACCCACCTGGGCAGTCCCAGGGCTGAATAGGCTATAGATACTGAATTCCCTCATGCTCCTACAAAACAGCTAGGGAAGCAGGGGTTTTCAAAGGCATGCTTAGAATTACAGACAAAGCTACATTTTAAATACATTGGGTCCAATTCTGCACTTTGATACATCTGCGGGCAGAGTGAGTTTTGGATTTTtatcttgacagtgtccctttaaatacagGGAAAGCAATACTCTACAATCATTACTTGGAAATGGTAGAGTGTCTGTTATTCCCTTAATTGGGCTTTATTATCTTACTTAATGGCATTTTGTAAACAAAACGTCCACTTGCCATGTGTGAACTCTCTCCTCACAATCTCATAAAGGAAGTTTCTGCTTGGCTTGCTTTGGCTTTCTCAATCCATCATTTTTCATGTTAGTTACACACTTTCATATAGCTCCCATATGTCACTGAAATTATATTCTGTTCATATGGCAGTATTCATCACTATCCGAAGGCCATGTGATGGCAGATCTGGGAATATTGTCATTTTTAGCATCAATTCCTATACACAACATAAAGGGTTGCTGAACAGTACACAGGGATGCATGTTACCTTTCCAAACGGCCATAAGCAACTGTGTGCTTCTGCTTTCTCAACTTTTGATCTGTAGGTAAGGTCTTCCCATGACTGGAGAGATTCAACTGTGAATCTCTATCCTGTTCCTTATACACCCACAATAGGGTGTGTAGTAACCACACCATAGACTGAACAAGCAAAGGCCTGTTGTTCTGACACAGAACTGAACGATCTTTGTTTAATAAGTAGGCATGAGTCAAATTCATTTTGGGTACTGGAAGTTTCATCCACCAGGTTCAAACTTGCAGAGCATTATGTATGCCAGCTGATACCCAGATGCTAAAATGGATTTGACCATTAGTGTAACCCCAGTGCAGGTTGGTGAAACTTCCAGCAAGCTGTAAGAAGGTGTAAGTCAAAGTAGTCCTGCCAACTCCTTATCTTGTAAGTTACACCACCTTGGATTCCCTTGGACAGTGGCAGAATGTGTGTGAGTAGTTCTAAAAGAGTCTCACTGAGTGTATGGAAGTTAATAGAAGAGGACCTGACTTACACATTACGTCTGAATTTGTAGTGTGTTCATGTCTTGTGCATTATAACTGCTAACAATCGAGCAGGGACCAGCAAGGTCCACTGAAAGCAACTTTTCCATGTGAATGCAATAGAAGCCTCTCTGACTGAACCAGAAAGAGCAGAGGGGCAAGTAAAAGTCCTCTCTGTGGACTTAACAGAGCTTTGTGGTTCAAATGTGGGGGAAAGTTCAGCTCTGCATTCTGAGAGAGTCTATAATGACAAACCCAATTAAGTAGTATGTAGCTGGCCATTGAAATAATGGTTAGACATGTACCACATCCCGCACATTCCTTTCTAAATCATTCTTGTGAGGAGGAAATATAACACAAATGTAACATACTGGTGGAAACCATAAATTGCAGCGATGAAAATAGGGATATGGGAAGCACTGTAGAAAATTCTGTAATGCCTTAattgactttattttaaaacagaccCCTGCATTGTTAGATATAACCCTGATATATTTTTAGCACTAATCCACAGTCA comes from Lepidochelys kempii isolate rLepKem1 chromosome 6, rLepKem1.hap2, whole genome shotgun sequence and encodes:
- the LOC140912836 gene encoding uncharacterized protein — protein: MQSSSAEVTMMESQNRKRAPGWTEREVRDLIAVWGEESVLSELRSSFRNAKTFVKISQGMKDRSHNRDPKQCRVKLKELRQANQKTRGVNGLFGSEPQTCRFYDELYAILGGSATTTPAVLFDSFNGDGDNTEAGFGDEEDDDDDEVVDSSQQASGETSFPDSQELFLTLDLEPVPPEPTPGCLLDLAGGEGTSAACVSMIPGSSPSQRLLKIRKKKNALVMKCSLSSCSPPTLTEHRQMRGGK